Proteins found in one Mucilaginibacter gracilis genomic segment:
- a CDS encoding plasmid mobilization protein translates to MPRRKTENPEELLSHNIIIRVTESLFNKLEKLRKESGVLSIADICRKILLNQKIKLLTYDATMNPVMEELALIRKELKAIGININQITRHFNADKVETHRGFYALKVAEQYKKVDERVEILLKIISKLADKWLQE, encoded by the coding sequence ATGCCAAGAAGAAAAACGGAAAACCCCGAAGAATTACTCAGCCATAATATCATTATCCGGGTAACAGAAAGCTTGTTCAACAAGCTGGAAAAACTGCGCAAAGAAAGCGGAGTGCTATCCATTGCCGACATATGCAGGAAGATTTTATTAAACCAAAAGATCAAACTGCTCACCTATGATGCGACCATGAACCCTGTCATGGAAGAGCTGGCACTGATCCGGAAAGAGCTTAAAGCCATTGGCATCAACATTAACCAGATCACCAGGCATTTCAATGCAGATAAGGTCGAAACACACAGGGGATTCTATGCTTTGAAGGTGGCTGAACAATACAAAAAGGTTGATGAACGGGTAGAAATCTTGCTGAAGATCATTTCAAAACTGGCGGACAAATGGTTGCAAGAATAA
- the mobC gene encoding conjugal transfer protein MobC, translated as MNTGEDTQGLRKIIDLTRLISLAILAIHFYIICYKAFLYWGWTAELTNRLIGNLVGTGLFNGILKPKLAGLLLLVISLLGVKGKKDEKIKKNSIVAYLSFGLLAYLLSPLVFYLHNGTTFTAVWYIGLSLGGYLLILTGGTWLSRLIKISLTKDVFNTENETFPQEERLLENDYSINLPAKYRLKDKIRDSWINVINPFRGLLVSGTPGAGKSYFVIRHIIDQHIKKGFTMFLYDFKFDDLSKIAYNKLLQYRHNYKIQPAFYLINFDDLTRTHRCNPLDPQSMDDLTDATEASRTIMMGLNREWIKKQGDFFVESPINFLTAIIWYLRKYKDGKYCTLPHVIELLQVDYDPLFAILKQQPEIQVLINPFISAHQNNAKAQLEGQVASAKIGLARLSSPSLYYVLSGHDFTLDVNNPDEPKIICVGNNPQKLQTYGAVLSLYISRMIKLVNRKGQQKSSLVFDEFPTIYFNNMDSLIATARSNKVATTLAVQDFSQLKKDYGAEQADVITGIVGNVISGQVTGDTAKTLSENFGKIKQEKESRNISGSDTSFTKSTQMDYAIPASKIAALSSGEFVGFVADNPEQKIALKMFHNEIQNDHTAIKREEENYSDIPVIEKVTQEDVMACYEKVKKEVANLVKSELDKLKPEIEPVQEKKKPVKKKTAGDNLPASGRRINKKNKISSEQTISM; from the coding sequence ATGAATACAGGAGAAGATACGCAAGGATTACGAAAGATTATTGATCTGACCAGACTAATAAGCCTAGCTATACTGGCTATACATTTTTATATCATCTGCTATAAGGCTTTCCTATATTGGGGCTGGACAGCCGAACTCACCAATCGTTTAATTGGCAACCTGGTGGGAACGGGATTGTTTAATGGCATACTTAAACCCAAACTGGCTGGATTGTTACTGTTAGTAATTTCCCTGCTTGGCGTAAAAGGCAAAAAGGACGAGAAAATCAAAAAGAATAGCATTGTTGCCTACCTGTCCTTTGGCTTACTGGCTTACCTGCTTAGTCCGCTTGTGTTCTACCTGCATAATGGCACAACCTTTACAGCGGTCTGGTATATCGGCTTATCGCTTGGCGGTTACCTGCTTATTTTAACTGGCGGCACCTGGCTATCGCGGCTAATCAAAATCAGCCTGACTAAGGATGTTTTCAATACTGAAAACGAGACCTTTCCGCAGGAAGAACGACTATTGGAAAATGATTACTCTATCAACCTGCCGGCAAAATATAGGCTAAAGGATAAAATCAGGGATAGCTGGATAAACGTCATTAACCCGTTCAGGGGACTGTTGGTATCGGGTACGCCGGGCGCGGGTAAGTCCTATTTTGTGATCCGACATATCATCGACCAGCACATCAAAAAAGGATTTACCATGTTCCTATATGATTTTAAATTCGATGACCTATCTAAGATCGCTTATAACAAGCTTCTGCAATACAGGCATAACTATAAGATTCAGCCAGCCTTTTACTTGATTAATTTTGATGATTTGACCCGTACCCATCGTTGTAATCCGCTAGACCCGCAAAGCATGGACGATCTGACAGATGCAACCGAGGCGAGCCGTACCATTATGATGGGCTTAAACCGCGAGTGGATCAAAAAGCAGGGTGACTTCTTTGTAGAAAGCCCGATCAATTTCCTGACTGCTATCATCTGGTACCTGCGAAAATACAAGGATGGTAAATATTGTACTTTGCCACACGTTATTGAATTGTTGCAGGTAGATTATGACCCCTTATTCGCGATTCTTAAACAGCAACCGGAAATACAGGTATTGATCAATCCGTTTATTTCTGCGCATCAGAACAATGCCAAAGCGCAACTGGAAGGTCAGGTTGCCAGTGCAAAGATAGGGCTGGCCCGTTTATCTTCTCCATCGCTTTACTATGTGCTGAGCGGACATGATTTTACGCTGGACGTTAACAATCCTGATGAGCCGAAGATTATTTGCGTAGGTAATAATCCGCAGAAGCTGCAAACTTATGGTGCAGTGTTATCACTTTATATTTCTCGTATGATTAAGCTGGTCAATCGCAAAGGTCAACAAAAAAGCAGCTTGGTATTTGATGAATTCCCGACCATTTATTTTAACAATATGGATAGCCTGATTGCGACTGCCCGCAGTAATAAGGTGGCGACTACGTTGGCGGTACAGGATTTTAGCCAGTTAAAAAAGGATTACGGCGCTGAACAGGCTGATGTAATTACCGGGATTGTAGGTAATGTGATTAGCGGGCAGGTTACGGGCGACACAGCCAAAACCTTAAGTGAAAACTTTGGCAAGATCAAGCAGGAAAAAGAAAGCCGGAACATTAGTGGTTCGGACACATCTTTTACTAAATCCACGCAAATGGATTATGCGATACCGGCATCAAAGATAGCTGCTCTTTCTTCCGGTGAATTTGTGGGCTTTGTTGCTGATAACCCGGAACAGAAGATAGCGCTTAAAATGTTTCACAACGAAATACAAAATGACCATACCGCCATAAAACGGGAAGAAGAAAATTATAGCGATATCCCCGTAATCGAAAAAGTTACTCAGGAGGATGTAATGGCATGTTATGAGAAGGTCAAAAAGGAAGTAGCGAATCTGGTAAAGTCGGAACTGGATAAGTTGAAGCCGGAGATCGAGCCTGTTCAGGAGAAGAAAAAGCCGGTAAAAAAGAAAACTGCCGGGGACAACTTGCCAGCATCAGGAAGGCGAATTAATAAAAAAAACAAGATTTCTTCTGAGCAAACAATTTCTATGTAA
- a CDS encoding RNA polymerase sigma factor: MSKGSQYLLNEEQLFKQLSEGDERAFESIYRYYSSRLFPFVDRMVRLPELTEEIIQDVFILLWAKREQLVDVSNKSSYIFQMASNKTLDYQRKIASNKRLLEKVTYLSTELSNETEEKVLYNDSAAVLEEAINLLPQQRKLIYHLSRVEGLSHEQIAERLDISKSTVANQMVSAMKHIRTFMEKRADLFSYAVFYFLTRK, encoded by the coding sequence ATGTCGAAAGGGAGCCAATATTTATTGAACGAAGAGCAGCTGTTTAAGCAACTGTCTGAGGGCGATGAACGTGCTTTCGAATCCATTTACCGATATTACAGTTCACGGCTGTTCCCTTTTGTTGACCGGATGGTTCGTTTACCCGAACTTACGGAAGAGATCATACAGGATGTGTTTATTTTGCTCTGGGCAAAGCGTGAACAGTTGGTAGATGTCAGCAATAAGTCGTCTTATATCTTTCAAATGGCGAGCAATAAGACGCTGGATTACCAGCGAAAGATAGCCAGTAATAAGCGGTTATTGGAAAAAGTAACTTATCTATCAACCGAGCTAAGTAACGAAACCGAAGAAAAAGTGCTTTATAATGATAGCGCTGCCGTACTGGAAGAGGCTATTAATTTACTTCCGCAGCAAAGGAAGCTGATTTATCATTTAAGCCGTGTAGAAGGCTTAAGCCATGAGCAGATTGCTGAGCGGCTGGATATTTCAAAAAGTACTGTTGCCAACCAAATGGTATCAGCAATGAAGCACATACGCACATTTATGGAGAAAAGAGCCGACCTCTTTTCCTATGCTGTTTTCTATTTTCTTACCCGAAAATAG
- a CDS encoding relaxase/mobilization nuclease domain-containing protein: protein MVARISTGKSIRAMLYYNENKVGEKEANLIMASGFAGDIESMSVGQKLHRFTHLTQLKPNVKTNALHISLNFHSSEDLSNAKLQQIAAAYMEKIGFSDQPFLVYRHHDAAHQHLHIVTTNITAARERIDLHDIGRKLSEPARKQIEEDFKLIKAESKIFKVEAAIKAADIKKAKYGHLPTKRALSNVITAVTRDYRFTSLAELNAALKCFNVVAMRGEEHTAMFQKKGLMYSLLDTKGNPVGVPIKASAFYTKPTFRNLEVKFELNKGIRKLYKEELAKRIDSLFDNYREITISKFETEARQAGITINFRRSENGDPYGITYVDHKSKTVFNGSDLGKAYSAKGIAERLGNTNRLARSEEQFISRPAQRVSKTQKNEPTTYLKPIKQTNFLTLALAKTQPDYGSGVPRKKKRKKRNQQQQQELTL, encoded by the coding sequence ATGGTTGCAAGAATAAGCACAGGTAAGAGCATAAGGGCTATGCTCTATTATAACGAAAATAAGGTTGGCGAAAAAGAAGCCAACCTGATCATGGCGAGCGGCTTTGCCGGGGACATTGAAAGCATGAGCGTGGGACAGAAACTGCACCGCTTTACCCACCTCACCCAATTGAAGCCGAATGTCAAAACCAATGCGCTACACATCTCCCTGAACTTTCATTCCAGCGAGGATTTAAGCAATGCCAAATTACAGCAGATTGCAGCGGCTTATATGGAAAAGATCGGGTTTAGTGATCAACCGTTTTTAGTTTACCGCCACCATGATGCTGCACACCAGCACTTGCATATTGTGACCACCAACATTACTGCCGCTCGTGAACGCATCGACTTGCATGATATTGGCCGTAAATTATCGGAACCGGCACGAAAACAGATCGAAGAAGATTTTAAGCTGATCAAAGCGGAAAGCAAAATATTTAAGGTTGAGGCGGCTATTAAAGCCGCTGATATTAAAAAGGCCAAGTATGGTCATCTACCGACTAAACGTGCACTCAGTAACGTAATAACGGCTGTAACACGGGATTATAGGTTTACTTCACTTGCAGAATTGAATGCAGCCTTGAAATGTTTTAACGTGGTAGCGATGCGCGGTGAAGAACATACGGCAATGTTTCAGAAGAAAGGGCTCATGTATTCATTACTGGATACTAAGGGTAACCCCGTTGGCGTGCCCATTAAAGCCAGCGCGTTTTATACCAAACCGACTTTCAGAAACCTGGAAGTAAAATTTGAACTCAATAAGGGTATCCGGAAACTGTATAAAGAGGAATTGGCTAAACGGATCGATAGTCTGTTTGATAATTACAGGGAAATAACCATATCCAAGTTTGAAACGGAAGCCAGACAGGCGGGGATCACCATTAATTTTCGCAGAAGTGAAAACGGGGACCCTTACGGTATCACCTATGTTGACCATAAAAGCAAAACTGTTTTTAACGGTAGCGATCTGGGTAAGGCCTATAGTGCAAAAGGGATCGCGGAACGGCTCGGTAACACCAACAGATTGGCGAGGTCTGAGGAACAATTTATATCCCGGCCGGCACAGCGGGTAAGTAAAACGCAGAAAAATGAGCCGACTACTTATTTGAAACCTATCAAACAGACGAACTTCCTGACGCTGGCCTTAGCGAAAACACAGCCGGATTATGGCTCAGGTGTGCCACGGAAAAAGAAACGCAAAAAGCGGAATCAGCAACAACAACAAGAATTAACCTTATAA
- a CDS encoding recombinase family protein, producing MKTADLYVRVSTDEQAQKGYSPRSQEHVLRQYCEMQNIKVRNVIFEDHSAKTFNRPEWKKLLITLKKHKHKTDLLLFTKWDRFSRNTSDAYQMITTLKKLGVDPQAIEQPLDMSIPENKMMLAIYLTTPEIENDRRGLNTFFGIRQAKKEGRWMGKAPLGYANKARENGSRYIAIKEPEASVMKWVFEQLSEGIFSGEQILHAMREKGIKCSKNNFYTCVRNPAYCGKIRLAEYKDEPARLVQALHEPLISEGLFYKVQDVLDGRKKVYGLAIATPKDLPLRNFLKCPKCPRMLTGSASKGRTTYRVYYHCRSACGVRFRAEEVNKSFMEELLLFLPRKGYSELFVETVTDCYNNQTRSIKEERKELIQHINEQNNRIDKARELMLSDEIDAAEFRKVKDDASEQVVRLEAKLNTVMEQSSNLLNIRPIAEKAILNLEMLDRFFDDSTIAGQRYLVGMLFPEKLTYSEGGCRTTKMNEAASVIYVKNKELQAKKMGQKSVLKTLPHKG from the coding sequence ATGAAAACCGCAGATTTGTATGTCCGTGTAAGTACGGACGAACAGGCACAAAAAGGGTACTCGCCCCGAAGCCAGGAACACGTACTCCGACAGTATTGTGAAATGCAGAACATTAAAGTACGAAATGTCATCTTTGAAGATCATTCCGCAAAAACCTTTAATCGACCGGAATGGAAAAAACTGCTCATTACCCTCAAAAAACACAAGCACAAAACAGACTTATTGTTATTTACCAAATGGGACAGATTTAGCAGGAATACTTCGGATGCCTACCAAATGATCACCACACTGAAAAAACTGGGTGTTGATCCGCAGGCTATCGAGCAGCCTCTGGATATGAGTATTCCGGAAAACAAGATGATGCTGGCCATTTACCTGACTACCCCTGAAATTGAGAATGACCGCAGGGGATTGAATACGTTCTTCGGCATCAGGCAGGCCAAGAAAGAGGGACGATGGATGGGTAAAGCCCCATTGGGTTATGCAAACAAGGCGCGCGAAAACGGTTCCAGGTATATTGCTATTAAAGAACCGGAAGCGTCGGTAATGAAATGGGTATTCGAGCAGTTAAGTGAAGGTATTTTTTCAGGCGAACAAATATTGCACGCTATGCGTGAAAAAGGCATTAAATGCAGCAAAAATAACTTTTATACCTGCGTAAGAAACCCCGCTTACTGCGGAAAGATCAGGCTGGCTGAATATAAAGATGAACCGGCAAGACTGGTACAGGCATTACACGAACCGCTGATTTCAGAAGGGTTATTCTACAAAGTACAGGACGTACTGGATGGTAGAAAGAAAGTATATGGATTAGCGATAGCCACGCCAAAGGATCTGCCACTGCGCAACTTTTTGAAATGTCCTAAATGTCCAAGAATGTTAACCGGCAGTGCTTCCAAAGGCCGCACCACTTATAGGGTTTATTATCATTGCCGTTCTGCCTGTGGCGTTCGCTTTAGGGCTGAGGAAGTCAATAAGTCATTTATGGAGGAACTGCTGCTGTTTTTACCACGTAAAGGTTACTCAGAACTATTTGTCGAAACTGTGACGGACTGCTACAATAACCAAACACGTTCTATAAAAGAAGAACGCAAAGAATTAATACAACACATCAATGAGCAAAACAACCGAATTGATAAAGCCAGGGAGCTGATGCTATCAGACGAGATTGATGCGGCGGAATTTCGCAAGGTAAAAGATGATGCCAGTGAACAGGTGGTAAGGCTGGAAGCGAAGCTGAACACGGTTATGGAACAAAGTTCGAACCTTTTGAATATCCGACCGATAGCAGAAAAGGCCATTTTGAACCTGGAAATGCTGGATCGGTTCTTTGATGATTCGACCATTGCCGGTCAAAGATACTTAGTAGGGATGCTTTTTCCTGAAAAATTGACTTATTCTGAGGGGGGATGTCGAACCACAAAAATGAACGAGGCTGCGTCTGTAATCTATGTGAAAAACAAGGAGTTACAGGCAAAAAAAATGGGGCAAAAATCTGTTTTAAAGACCTTGCCCCATAAAGGGTAA